Proteins encoded by one window of Dietzia sp. B32:
- a CDS encoding HU family DNA-binding protein — MNKADLIAELADRMGGDHQLATEALENTLDIIVRTVASGESITIMGFGIFEKKSRAARVARNPHTGESIPVPPTYSPVFRPGQYFKSVIQGTESLPEDRLAAKRSSSHQSFGGLRKNGVTHREKVS; from the coding sequence GTGAACAAAGCCGACCTGATCGCCGAACTGGCGGACCGGATGGGCGGAGATCACCAGCTCGCCACCGAGGCGCTGGAGAACACTCTCGACATCATCGTCCGGACGGTCGCGTCCGGGGAGTCCATCACCATCATGGGTTTCGGGATCTTCGAGAAGAAGTCGCGTGCGGCCCGGGTCGCCCGTAACCCCCACACGGGCGAGTCCATCCCGGTCCCGCCCACCTACTCCCCGGTGTTCCGACCGGGGCAGTACTTCAAGTCCGTCATCCAGGGCACGGAGTCGTTGCCCGAGGACAGGCTCGCCGCGAAGCGCTCCAGCTCCCATCAGTCCTTCGGGGGGCTGCGCAAGAACGGCGTGACCCACCGCGAGAAGGTCAGCTGA
- the leuC gene encoding 3-isopropylmalate dehydratase large subunit has product MSETVPAGARPRTLAEKVWDDHVVVKGEGEGESRGPDLLFIDLHLVHEVTSPQAFDGLRLAGRRLRRPDLTLATEDHNVPTDIVGGAVNLIADQTSRIQIETLRRNCEEFGVRLYPMGDLEQGIVHVVGPQLGLTQPGMTVVCGDSHTSTHGAFGSIAMGIGTSEVEHVMATQTLALRPFKTMAVTVTGELQPGVTAKDLILAVIAQIGTGGGQGYIIEYRGEAIEKLSMEARMTICNMSIEAGARAGMIAPDQTTYDYLHGRPHAPTGDEWDEAVRYWNGLRTDDDAVFDTEVMIDGDALTPFVTWGTNPGQGVPLGAAVPHPESFTDESARIAAESALEYMDLEAGTPMREVPVDVVFVGSCTNGRIEDLRAVAEVVDGHTVADGVRMLIVPGSMRVREQAEAEGLDKIFTAFGAEWRQPGCSMCLGMNPDSLLPGQRCASTSNRNFEGRQGKGARTHLVSPSVAAATAVLGHFASPVDLEPAKGA; this is encoded by the coding sequence ATGAGTGAGACCGTGCCCGCAGGCGCGCGACCGCGGACCCTGGCCGAGAAGGTCTGGGACGACCACGTTGTGGTCAAGGGGGAGGGCGAGGGCGAGTCCCGGGGACCCGACCTCCTGTTCATCGACCTCCACCTCGTGCACGAGGTCACCAGCCCGCAGGCCTTCGACGGTCTCCGACTGGCCGGTCGTCGGCTCCGCCGCCCTGACCTGACCCTGGCGACCGAGGACCACAACGTCCCGACCGACATCGTCGGCGGCGCGGTCAACCTCATCGCCGACCAGACCTCACGCATCCAGATCGAGACACTACGTCGCAACTGTGAGGAGTTCGGTGTCCGGCTGTATCCGATGGGTGACCTCGAGCAGGGGATCGTCCACGTGGTGGGCCCCCAGCTCGGACTGACCCAACCGGGTATGACCGTGGTGTGCGGCGACTCGCACACCTCGACCCACGGGGCGTTCGGTTCCATCGCGATGGGCATCGGCACCTCCGAGGTCGAGCACGTCATGGCCACCCAGACGCTGGCGTTGCGTCCGTTCAAGACCATGGCCGTCACCGTCACCGGCGAGCTGCAGCCCGGTGTCACCGCCAAGGACCTCATCCTGGCCGTCATCGCCCAGATCGGCACCGGCGGCGGGCAGGGCTACATCATCGAGTACCGCGGCGAGGCCATCGAGAAGCTCTCGATGGAGGCGCGGATGACCATCTGCAACATGAGCATCGAGGCCGGCGCCCGGGCCGGCATGATCGCCCCGGACCAGACCACCTACGACTACCTCCACGGGCGGCCGCACGCCCCCACGGGCGACGAGTGGGACGAGGCCGTGCGGTACTGGAACGGCCTCCGGACCGACGACGATGCGGTGTTCGACACAGAGGTCATGATCGACGGCGACGCCCTCACCCCGTTCGTCACCTGGGGCACCAACCCCGGCCAGGGCGTGCCGCTGGGTGCCGCCGTCCCGCACCCCGAGTCGTTCACCGACGAGAGCGCACGGATCGCCGCCGAGAGCGCCCTGGAGTACATGGACCTGGAGGCCGGCACCCCGATGCGGGAAGTGCCCGTGGACGTGGTCTTCGTCGGCTCGTGCACCAACGGTCGCATCGAGGACCTGCGCGCGGTCGCCGAGGTCGTCGACGGTCACACGGTGGCCGACGGGGTGCGGATGCTGATCGTGCCGGGGTCCATGCGTGTGCGCGAGCAGGCCGAGGCGGAGGGCCTGGACAAGATCTTCACCGCGTTCGGTGCCGAGTGGCGGCAGCCGGGTTGCTCGATGTGCCTGGGCATGAACCCGGACTCGTTGCTGCCCGGGCAGCGGTGTGCGTCCACCTCCAACCGCAATTTCGAGGGCCGTCAGGGCAAGGGTGCCCGTACGCACCTGGTCAGCCCGTCGGTCGCCGCGGCCACCGCGGTACTGGGGCATTTCGCCTCGCCCGTCGACCTCGAGCCCGCGAAGGGGGCCTGA
- a CDS encoding IclR family transcriptional regulator gives MRQYSGIGVLDKAMTVLHAVAEQPCVLSDLCERTGLPRATAHRLAVGLEIHQLLSRDDAGVWSLGPGLAKLAAHVSDSLAEAASTVLPRLREVTEESVQVYRRDGDHRICVASAEPPTGLRDTVPVGAILPMTRGSGAKVLAAWADPATQRTLLADATYTERQLAEVRRRGWAQSVAEREAGVASISAPIRDSSGSVIAAISVSGPIDRIGRRPGVKWATDLLAAADAIHKRL, from the coding sequence GTGAGACAGTATAGCGGGATCGGAGTCCTCGACAAAGCGATGACGGTGCTCCACGCCGTGGCCGAACAACCATGCGTCCTGTCCGATCTGTGTGAGCGGACGGGCCTGCCACGGGCGACCGCCCACCGACTGGCCGTGGGGCTGGAGATCCACCAGCTCCTCTCCCGGGACGACGCCGGTGTGTGGAGCCTGGGGCCCGGTCTGGCCAAGCTCGCAGCGCACGTGTCCGACTCGCTGGCCGAGGCCGCCTCGACCGTCCTGCCCCGACTGCGGGAGGTCACGGAGGAGAGCGTGCAGGTGTACCGCCGGGACGGCGACCACCGGATCTGTGTGGCCTCCGCGGAACCACCGACCGGCCTGCGCGACACGGTCCCCGTCGGCGCGATCCTGCCGATGACGCGGGGCTCGGGCGCCAAGGTACTGGCCGCGTGGGCCGACCCCGCCACCCAGCGCACGCTGCTCGCGGACGCCACCTATACGGAGCGCCAACTCGCGGAGGTCAGGCGGCGTGGCTGGGCACAGTCCGTGGCCGAGCGCGAGGCGGGCGTGGCATCGATCTCCGCCCCCATCCGGGATTCCTCCGGGTCCGTGATCGCCGCGATCTCCGTATCCGGCCCCATCGACCGTATCGGTCGGCGCCCCGGCGTGAAGTGGGCCACCGACCTGCTCGCCGCCGCCGACGCGATACACAAACGGCTCTGA
- a CDS encoding MDR family MFS transporter, giving the protein MSEIDVRTTSAARGPAPAPAPGPAPSSAQVTHNVPLVFTSLLLGMLIVSLGQMIFATALPTIVADLGGVDRMSWVITVYLLTMTIGLPVYGKLGDQIGRKPLFVTAILLFSAGSLLGAMAWNIDLLIVARAVQGLGGGGLMVLSQAIVADVVPARQRGRYMGIMGAVFGLSSVLGPLLGGFFTEGPGWRWALWFNLPVCLVALVVAVVWLRLPNRGAGRRTDWPGTILMATGTTALILISSWGGNRYGWTDPMILGMGALFLVCAIAFVVVELRSAHPLIPMTLFSERNFSLATSAGLLVGVAMFGCMAYLPTYIQMVHGLGPTAAGLMMTPMMAGMMGTSIIVGNIVSRTGRYKWYPVAGTLIMAVGLWLIGSLEAGDSLVHLAVVQFVFGFGLGLCMQLLVLIVQNTFPISMVGTATASNNFFRQIGGTMGSAIVGSLFVSRLADLMSERIPAAAAELGPEGAALAESFSNGSGASNSMTPEILAGLPGPLHDAIVGSYNDALVPIYHVVVPLILLATLLLLFVREDTLKETVD; this is encoded by the coding sequence ATGAGCGAAATCGACGTCCGCACCACCTCCGCGGCGCGCGGGCCCGCGCCCGCGCCGGCACCGGGTCCGGCTCCGTCGTCGGCCCAGGTCACCCACAACGTGCCGCTGGTGTTCACCTCACTGTTGTTGGGGATGCTCATCGTCTCCCTGGGGCAGATGATCTTCGCCACCGCCCTGCCGACGATCGTCGCCGATCTCGGCGGCGTGGACCGGATGAGCTGGGTCATCACCGTGTACCTGCTCACCATGACGATCGGCCTGCCGGTCTACGGCAAACTCGGCGACCAGATCGGGCGCAAACCGCTCTTCGTCACGGCGATCCTCCTGTTCTCCGCGGGCTCGCTGCTGGGCGCGATGGCCTGGAACATCGACCTGCTCATCGTGGCGCGCGCCGTCCAGGGACTCGGCGGCGGCGGTCTCATGGTGTTGTCCCAGGCGATCGTCGCCGACGTCGTCCCCGCCCGGCAACGCGGCCGGTACATGGGCATCATGGGCGCGGTCTTCGGACTGTCCTCCGTCCTCGGCCCGCTCCTCGGCGGGTTCTTCACCGAGGGCCCCGGCTGGCGCTGGGCACTGTGGTTCAACCTCCCGGTCTGCCTGGTCGCCCTCGTCGTGGCCGTGGTCTGGCTGCGCCTGCCCAACCGCGGGGCCGGACGCCGCACGGACTGGCCCGGCACCATCCTCATGGCGACCGGCACCACCGCCCTCATCCTCATCTCCTCCTGGGGAGGCAACCGTTACGGCTGGACGGACCCGATGATCCTCGGCATGGGGGCGCTGTTCCTGGTGTGCGCGATCGCGTTCGTCGTGGTCGAACTGCGCTCCGCGCATCCGTTGATCCCCATGACGCTGTTCTCCGAGAGGAACTTCTCGCTGGCGACCTCCGCCGGGTTGCTGGTCGGCGTCGCGATGTTCGGCTGCATGGCGTACCTGCCCACCTACATCCAGATGGTCCACGGTCTCGGCCCCACCGCCGCCGGCCTCATGATGACCCCGATGATGGCCGGGATGATGGGCACCTCCATCATCGTGGGCAACATCGTCAGCCGTACCGGCCGCTACAAGTGGTACCCGGTGGCCGGCACCCTCATCATGGCGGTGGGCCTGTGGCTCATCGGCTCTCTGGAGGCCGGCGATTCGCTCGTCCACCTGGCCGTGGTGCAGTTCGTCTTCGGCTTCGGACTCGGACTGTGCATGCAGCTGCTGGTGCTGATCGTCCAGAACACCTTCCCGATCTCCATGGTCGGCACCGCCACCGCCTCGAACAACTTCTTCCGCCAGATCGGCGGCACCATGGGTTCCGCGATCGTGGGGTCGCTGTTCGTCAGCCGGCTCGCCGATCTCATGAGTGAGCGGATCCCCGCGGCCGCGGCCGAGTTGGGCCCGGAGGGCGCGGCACTGGCCGAGAGCTTCTCGAACGGATCGGGTGCCTCGAACTCCATGACACCGGAGATCCTTGCCGGGTTGCCGGGCCCCCTGCACGACGCGATCGTGGGCTCCTACAACGACGCGCTGGTGCCCATCTACCACGTCGTCGTACCGCTCATCCTGCTCGCCACCCTCTTGTTGCTGTTCGTTCGGGAGGACACCCTGAAGGAGACCGTGGACTGA
- the leuD gene encoding 3-isopropylmalate dehydratase small subunit codes for MEPITTHTGIGAPLRRSNVDTDQIIPAEYLKRVTRTGFEDGLFSSWRAGEPDFVLNRAPYDRASVLVAGPDFGTGSSREHAVWALMDFGFRVVISSRFADIFRGNSGKSGLVAAQVEQENVELLWKVMDERPGIELTVDLVSRTVTAGDVTVPFHIDDNTRWRLMEGLDDIGLTLREADRIEEFESGRPAFKPVTIPR; via the coding sequence ATGGAGCCCATCACCACCCACACCGGCATCGGCGCCCCGCTGCGTCGTTCCAACGTGGACACCGACCAGATCATCCCGGCCGAGTACCTCAAGCGGGTCACGCGTACCGGCTTCGAGGACGGCCTCTTCTCCTCCTGGCGGGCGGGCGAACCGGACTTCGTCCTCAACCGGGCGCCGTACGACCGCGCCTCCGTCCTGGTCGCCGGTCCCGATTTCGGCACCGGCTCCTCGCGCGAGCACGCCGTATGGGCACTGATGGACTTCGGGTTCCGCGTGGTCATCTCCTCCCGTTTCGCCGATATCTTCCGCGGTAACTCCGGCAAATCCGGCCTCGTGGCCGCCCAGGTGGAGCAGGAGAACGTCGAGCTCCTGTGGAAGGTCATGGACGAGCGACCGGGAATCGAACTCACCGTGGATCTGGTGTCACGCACGGTGACCGCCGGCGACGTCACCGTGCCGTTCCACATCGACGACAACACCCGGTGGCGACTCATGGAGGGGCTCGACGACATCGGCCTCACGCTGCGGGAAGCCGACCGGATCGAGGAGTTCGAGAGCGGACGACCGGCGTTCAAGCCGGTCACGATCCCCCGCTGA
- a CDS encoding TetR/AcrR family transcriptional regulator encodes MDSPPDPHSLRDRKRRATMVAIENAATALVLENGYDAVTVDQICAAAEVSKRTFFNYVPSKEAAVIGTTPEDVPESSRADFLDRPDRDVLDALLRLYLAAFAATRTADKDQTATLAQRRRAIFRAEPELAAARMTASSRFQLRLADLVTTHLDRHPSLRRLVGATVEAEARACVALVAATANLGLSAWLTRDSATFDDLDDDCATALRQLALLVSAPHTPAPTTPHPAGSPA; translated from the coding sequence ATGGATTCTCCCCCCGACCCCCACTCACTGCGCGACCGCAAGCGCAGAGCGACCATGGTCGCGATCGAGAACGCGGCCACCGCGCTGGTTCTGGAGAACGGGTACGACGCGGTGACGGTCGACCAGATCTGCGCGGCCGCCGAGGTCTCCAAGCGGACGTTCTTCAACTACGTCCCGTCCAAGGAGGCTGCCGTGATCGGCACGACCCCCGAGGACGTCCCGGAGTCCAGTCGGGCGGACTTCCTCGACCGGCCGGACCGGGACGTCCTCGACGCGTTGCTGCGCCTGTATCTCGCCGCCTTCGCGGCGACCCGCACCGCGGACAAGGACCAGACCGCGACACTGGCACAGCGCAGGCGCGCCATCTTCCGCGCCGAGCCCGAACTGGCGGCCGCGCGGATGACCGCCTCGTCGCGCTTCCAGCTGCGGCTGGCCGACCTGGTCACCACCCATCTCGACCGGCACCCGTCGCTCCGTCGCCTGGTCGGTGCCACCGTCGAGGCCGAGGCCCGGGCGTGTGTCGCCCTGGTCGCGGCGACGGCGAACCTGGGCCTGTCCGCCTGGCTCACCCGCGACTCGGCCACCTTCGACGACCTCGACGACGACTGCGCGACCGCGCTGCGGCAGCTCGCGCTGCTCGTCAGTGCACCCCACACCCCCGCACCCACCACCCCACATCCCGCCGGGAGCCCCGCATGA
- a CDS encoding bifunctional NUDIX hydrolase/histidine phosphatase family protein codes for MSRKTKVRVVPAAGAVLYRTVDDAPLCAVVHRPRYDDWSLPKGKVDAGESLPVTAVREIAEETGFTAVLQSRIGTTGYPLKENTRKEVTYWSARACEGTFVPNSEVDEIRWLPVEEAKDLVSYPLDRKILTRFCAARPAAKTLLVVRHAKAGSRSQWSGNDDLRPLDKTGRAQAEMLAPMLRAFGVTRLYSAPRVRCEQTLAPLADELGVGIAVESSLSDEAYLDDPTAAVARLAAIASGDGVAVVSSQGTAIPGMIRDLAGPAGLDVGEASTKKAGAWALGFDDARLVHADYYPSPLPLF; via the coding sequence ATGAGCAGGAAGACCAAGGTCCGGGTGGTCCCCGCGGCGGGGGCGGTCCTGTACCGCACGGTCGACGACGCCCCCCTGTGTGCGGTGGTCCACCGGCCGCGTTACGACGACTGGTCCCTGCCCAAGGGCAAGGTCGACGCCGGGGAGTCGTTGCCGGTCACCGCGGTCCGGGAGATCGCCGAGGAGACGGGATTCACCGCGGTCCTACAGTCCCGGATCGGCACCACCGGCTACCCCCTCAAGGAGAACACCCGCAAGGAGGTCACGTACTGGTCGGCGAGGGCCTGCGAGGGGACCTTCGTACCGAACTCGGAGGTCGACGAGATCCGGTGGCTCCCGGTGGAGGAGGCCAAGGATCTGGTCTCCTACCCGTTGGACCGCAAGATCCTCACGCGCTTCTGCGCGGCCCGCCCCGCCGCGAAGACCCTGCTCGTCGTCCGGCACGCCAAGGCCGGCAGCAGGAGTCAGTGGAGCGGGAACGACGACCTCCGTCCGCTCGACAAGACCGGACGCGCGCAGGCCGAGATGCTCGCGCCGATGCTCCGGGCGTTCGGCGTGACCCGGTTGTACAGCGCGCCCAGGGTCCGGTGCGAACAGACACTCGCGCCGCTGGCGGACGAGCTCGGGGTGGGGATCGCCGTCGAGTCGTCGCTGAGCGACGAGGCCTACCTCGACGACCCGACCGCCGCCGTGGCGCGCCTGGCCGCGATCGCCAGCGGCGACGGCGTCGCCGTGGTGTCCTCGCAGGGCACCGCCATCCCGGGGATGATCCGGGACCTCGCGGGCCCTGCCGGCCTCGACGTCGGGGAGGCTTCGACCAAAAAGGCCGGGGCGTGGGCACTGGGGTTCGACGACGCGCGGCTGGTCCACGCCGACTACTACCCCAGCCCGCTACCGCTGTTCTGA
- a CDS encoding ABC transporter substrate-binding protein has translation MTSRRDLLRLAVGGGLSLAGLTACGAGGVSTTTSPATTSGDPLAPPSPIRTPTPDAPPRRLIALSSADLDVLQALDREPTAAWAVDGTGPRPWRMRPAPPSPEWDGPGLPSLRSLLPFGVDAFVLATADVTESELRGYERLATVIVDPQGRPGWRDHLDLVAGAVDRDPAPAAASTGRALEEWAGGQRRIGVDTLVVVIGTGARPDTPVATLAAESPLGTEIRALGFDVDSRPEPVPYRDLRRTGVQVVRVDPRDGDLVAAVRQPSVTSLPWALERLTRGRRSA, from the coding sequence GTGACCTCTCGCCGCGACCTCCTCCGCCTGGCCGTCGGTGGCGGGTTGTCGCTCGCCGGGCTCACCGCGTGCGGGGCCGGAGGGGTGTCGACGACGACGAGCCCGGCCACCACGTCGGGCGACCCGCTGGCCCCTCCGAGTCCGATCCGTACACCCACGCCGGACGCCCCGCCGCGCCGTCTCATCGCACTCTCCTCGGCCGACCTCGACGTCCTGCAGGCTCTCGACCGCGAGCCCACGGCCGCGTGGGCGGTCGACGGGACGGGCCCGCGGCCGTGGCGGATGCGGCCGGCGCCGCCGTCTCCGGAGTGGGACGGCCCCGGGCTGCCGAGTCTGCGGTCGCTGCTGCCGTTCGGGGTCGACGCGTTCGTCCTGGCCACGGCGGACGTCACCGAGTCCGAGCTCCGGGGGTACGAGCGCCTGGCCACGGTGATCGTCGACCCGCAGGGGCGACCCGGGTGGCGGGATCACCTCGACCTGGTGGCCGGTGCCGTGGACCGCGATCCCGCGCCCGCTGCCGCCTCGACCGGGCGGGCGCTCGAGGAGTGGGCCGGGGGTCAGCGTCGTATCGGGGTGGACACCCTCGTCGTCGTCATCGGGACAGGCGCCCGGCCCGACACCCCCGTCGCCACCCTCGCGGCGGAGTCCCCACTCGGCACCGAGATCCGCGCGCTGGGCTTCGACGTGGACTCCCGCCCCGAGCCCGTTCCCTACCGTGACCTCCGGCGGACGGGCGTGCAGGTGGTGCGGGTGGATCCGCGCGACGGCGACCTGGTGGCGGCCGTGCGCCAACCCAGCGTGACCAGCCTGCCGTGGGCGCTCGAGCGACTCACCCGCGGGCGGCGATCCGCCTAG
- a CDS encoding RNA degradosome polyphosphate kinase: MGHNGPVTAEPSALQGLPRPRDRYLNRELSWLDFNARVLALAGEKDLPLLERAKFLAIFASNLDEFYMVRVAGLQRRDKTGLSVRSADGQTPAEQLGRISRRTRELCDEQTRLFEDEIRPALEERGIRILPWSELTADERFSLAELFRNSIFPVLTPLAVDPAHPFPYISGLSLNLAVIIRDLDSGQEHFARVKIPHNVPRFVRVDRGGQDDYVFVAAEDIIAAHLQDLFQGMEVVEHHVFRVTRNADMEVEEDRDEDLLQALERELARRRFGSAVRLEIAEDTTPRMLRILQRELDVDSADVIRFSGLLDLTGLWQIHGLDLPDLKDTPMVPATPPAFGERETARNIFASLQEADVLVEHPYESFATTVQRFIEQAAADDDVLAIKQTLYRTSGDSPIVNALVDAAAAGKQVVALVEIKARFDEQNNIRWARELEQAGVHVVYGLLGLKTHCKTCLVVRKEGDRLQRYAHIGTGNYNPKTARLYEDVGLFTADEDVVSDLTDLFNHLTGFSNVSKYRRLLVAPEGIRSGIIERIDREIELAAEGRQAGIRLKANALVDEQVIDALYRASQAGVPVDIVVRGICSLRAGVPGLSENIHVRSILGRFLEHSRILHFRGADEALIGSADMMHRNLDRRVEVMVTVTDPRLKAQIHRIFDSALDPTTRSFHLRPDATWTRMPATEDWAESVDHQERTAALHAGFRDR, from the coding sequence ATCGGACACAATGGTCCCGTGACCGCCGAACCCAGCGCCCTCCAGGGATTGCCCCGACCCCGCGACCGTTACCTGAACCGTGAACTGAGCTGGCTCGACTTCAACGCCCGGGTCCTCGCACTCGCCGGGGAGAAGGACCTCCCACTGCTGGAGAGGGCGAAGTTCCTGGCGATCTTCGCGTCGAACCTCGACGAGTTCTACATGGTCCGCGTGGCCGGCCTCCAGCGCCGCGACAAGACGGGATTGTCGGTACGGTCCGCGGACGGCCAGACCCCCGCCGAGCAACTCGGCCGTATCAGCCGACGGACCCGGGAACTGTGCGACGAACAGACCCGGTTGTTCGAGGACGAGATCCGGCCGGCGTTGGAGGAGCGCGGGATCCGGATCCTGCCGTGGAGCGAGCTCACCGCGGACGAACGCTTCTCATTGGCGGAATTGTTCCGCAACTCGATCTTCCCCGTCCTCACCCCGCTGGCGGTCGACCCGGCGCACCCGTTCCCGTACATCTCCGGCCTGAGCCTGAACCTCGCGGTCATCATTCGCGATCTCGACTCGGGTCAGGAACACTTCGCCCGGGTGAAGATCCCCCACAACGTCCCGCGGTTCGTCCGGGTCGACCGGGGCGGACAGGACGACTACGTGTTCGTCGCGGCCGAGGACATCATCGCCGCGCACCTGCAGGATCTGTTCCAGGGCATGGAGGTCGTCGAGCACCACGTCTTCCGGGTGACCCGCAACGCGGACATGGAGGTCGAGGAGGACCGCGACGAGGACCTGCTGCAGGCTCTCGAGCGTGAACTCGCCCGCCGCCGCTTCGGATCGGCGGTGCGTCTGGAGATCGCGGAGGACACCACCCCGCGGATGCTCCGAATCCTGCAGCGTGAGCTCGACGTCGATTCGGCCGATGTCATCCGGTTCTCGGGCCTGCTGGACCTCACCGGGTTGTGGCAGATCCACGGTCTCGACCTGCCCGACCTCAAGGACACGCCGATGGTGCCGGCCACTCCCCCGGCGTTCGGTGAGCGGGAGACGGCCCGCAACATCTTCGCCTCCCTCCAGGAGGCCGACGTGCTCGTCGAGCACCCCTACGAGTCGTTCGCCACCACCGTCCAGCGGTTCATCGAGCAGGCCGCCGCCGACGACGACGTCCTGGCGATCAAGCAGACGCTCTACCGCACCTCCGGTGACTCCCCCATCGTCAACGCGCTCGTGGACGCAGCCGCGGCCGGCAAGCAGGTCGTCGCGTTGGTGGAGATCAAGGCCCGGTTCGACGAACAGAACAACATCCGGTGGGCCCGCGAGCTCGAGCAGGCCGGAGTCCATGTCGTGTACGGCCTGCTGGGTCTGAAGACGCACTGCAAGACCTGCCTCGTGGTGCGCAAGGAAGGCGACCGACTCCAGCGCTACGCCCACATCGGCACCGGCAACTACAACCCCAAGACGGCCCGGTTGTACGAGGACGTGGGTCTGTTCACCGCCGACGAGGACGTCGTGTCCGACCTGACGGACCTGTTCAACCACCTCACCGGGTTCTCCAACGTGAGCAAGTACCGGCGGCTGCTCGTGGCGCCGGAGGGCATCCGCTCGGGGATCATCGAGCGGATCGACCGCGAGATCGAGTTGGCCGCCGAGGGCCGACAGGCCGGTATCCGGCTCAAGGCGAACGCATTGGTCGACGAGCAGGTCATCGACGCCCTGTACCGCGCCTCCCAGGCCGGGGTGCCGGTCGACATCGTGGTCCGGGGTATCTGTTCCCTGCGGGCGGGTGTTCCCGGACTGAGCGAGAACATCCACGTGCGCTCCATCCTCGGTCGGTTCCTCGAGCACTCCCGGATCCTCCACTTCCGGGGCGCGGACGAGGCCCTGATCGGCAGCGCGGACATGATGCACCGCAACCTGGACCGCCGCGTCGAGGTGATGGTCACGGTCACCGATCCCCGGCTCAAGGCGCAGATCCACCGCATCTTCGACTCGGCCCTCGATCCGACGACCCGAAGCTTCCACCTCCGACCCGACGCGACGTGGACCCGCATGCCCGCGACGGAGGACTGGGCGGAGTCGGTGGACCACCAGGAACGGACGGCGGCCTTGCACGCGGGGTTCCGGGACCGATGA